The Streptomyces sp. NBC_00483 genome contains the following window.
CACGCCGATCGTGGCCCCGGCGTCCGCGCCGAGGTCGGCGAGCAGCCGGCGGATCTGCCCACTCCAGCCCGCCAATTCCCCGTACGTGAAGGTCCCGGCGACCGAGCCGTCGGCGGCCAGCCGCTCGACGAGAACGTCGTCGCGGCGCTCCGGCGCGTACAGACCGTCGTAGATCTCCCTCATCGCGCGCCCGCCCCCTGCGGAGCGAGGGAGGCTTCCTGGCCCCAGGTCACCGCGAGGTGGTAGCCGGACTCGGCCTCGCGGTTGATGCCGGCGTCAAAGGCCCGCAGGTCGATGAAGCCGGCCACGGGAGCGGTCTCGTAGTACGTCCCCCACGTGCCCCGCTGCTCCGGCGGCAGGGCGTCCTCGCGGGCCTGGGCGAGTCCGGTGAACCGCAGCCCGATCCGCGCCAGGGTCCGGGCCAGCGGCTTGGTGACGGTGCACAGCAGGTACGAGGCGCCGTTGCACCAGCACAGCGCGGGCACCATGCCGATGAGCTTCAGGCCCGCGCCGGGTTCGCTGGAGGCCAGCGGCCCGACCTCGACCAGACCGGCCGGCTCGCACTCGGTACGCGTGGACCGCGATATGACGTCGGCCGCCCCGTCCCCGAGGTAGTGCTCGACGAGAAGGCTGCGTTCCCCTC
Protein-coding sequences here:
- a CDS encoding thermostable hemolysin, which produces MRINIARRGSALWLACVELAQDRYARDYGARIAPSPDSFIALCSDEGTGADVVPLACAGLTYGGERSLLVEHYLGDGAADVISRSTRTECEPAGLVEVGPLASSEPGAGLKLIGMVPALCWCNGASYLLCTVTKPLARTLARIGLRFTGLAQAREDALPPEQRGTWGTYYETAPVAGFIDLRAFDAGINREAESGYHLAVTWGQEASLAPQGAGAR